The sequence GCAAGCAGATCGCCGCAGACTCGACCCACACCCAGAATCCCAGCGGATTCTGCGAGGTCGACAGCCTCTCCGAGCCGGCCTGCGTCGGCGGATCCGTCGCCGAGGTCGGCTATTACTGCGACACCCGGGGCGGCAGCTCCGGCTCGCCGGTGCTCGCCACGGCTGACCACTGTGTCGTGGCCCTTCATCACTGCCGCGGTAGCGCCGCTTGCACAAGCTCCGGCGCCGACCCCAACCGCGGCGTGCCGGTCGAGAACATCATCGCCGACCTGGGCACAAACCTGCCGGTGAACGCCCTCTGCGGCGCTGGCGGCCGGCAGCTCGGTGCCGTGACCATCGACGAGCAGATCCGGACCGTCCCGCTGACCGGCTTCTCCAATCCCAGGGTGGTGATGGGGCCGCCCTCTTTCAACGGTTCCCAGGCGAGCACGATCCGGGTGCGCAACGTCACCTCCTCGAGCTTCGACCACAACCTCCAGGAGTGGGACTACCTCGACGGCGGCCACGTCAACGAGAGCATCGGCTACCTGGCGCTCGACGCGGGCAACTCCAGCCTCGGCAGCCTGGCGGTGGAGGCCCGGTCGGTGAGCATCAACCACAACTGGACCAGCGTGAGCTTCACCCAGTCCTTCAGCAGCGCCCCGGTAGTCTTGGCGCAGGTGGCCACCTTCAACGGCTCCCAGGCGGTGGTCACCCGGGTGCGCAACGTCACGGCGTCCGGGTTCGACATCCGGCTCCAGGAGGAGGAGGGCAACGACGGGACTCACGCCTCCGAGACCGTGCACTGGATCGCCGTTGAGCAGGGGTCGGCCACGGTCGGCGGCAACACCTTCGTGGTCGCCACCCGCAGCAACGTAGACCATGGCTTCGCCTCGATCAGCTTCGGCCAGAGCCTGTCGAGCCCGGTCTTCCTCGCCGCGATGCAGACCTTCAACGGCAGCGACCCGGCGGCACTACGCCACCGGAATCTGACCACCACCGGCGTCGAGGTCAAGGTGGAAGAGGAGGAGTCCCTCGACAGCGAGGTGACTCACTTCAACTCGGAGGTCGTCGGGTACATCGCCATCAGCAACTGAGCGCCCTCCCCGGCCCTCCGGACACGGCCGGTCGCGGGTCGACTCGGACCTGTGGCCGTGCCGATCCTCTTCCGGAAGACCCCGTCACCGCTGGGGCTGAGCCAGCTGAAAGCCAAAGCGGCGCCCGCCCTCGATCACCCGACCGGGGGCGGGCCTTCCCCCTTCGGCCCGCTCGACGGGATTCCCGACCCTTCTCACGCACTGGAACAAGCCCTTCGAAACACCTACTTCAACGTGATCCTGAGATTGGCTTCGACGGTGCCGTCTGAGAGCTCCAACACCACGAAGGTCCCGAAGAACTCCTTGCCCTTCTCCCCCTTGAGAGTCCAGAACTGAACCGAGGCCTCTTCACCCACCACCTGGTCGGTGAGCTTCCAGCCTGCCTGCTTCATCTGCTCACCATAGTGCTCGATCAGCTCGGGCACTGACAGGGCTGATTCGAGGACCGTCGCCCGGTAGTGAGAGTCCCCGGGTTTTCTCCAGCTGCTTGTACCCCCACCTCCACCACCCCATTTCCTCGCCCCGCCTGGGGCCACCAGAGTCGGGAAGATGTCAGCGCCTGAATGATTGTGGAGCCCAAGGTACGGGTGCAACAGGCACGGAGACTTTTTCCACGCCTTCCGGTATCCCAGGCTTGCCAAGCTAGCACCCGAGCCCGCTGGTTCGACCCAAAGGTTCAAGGCCTCTCGTTCCTCGCGGCACAACGAGGCGTTGTAGATCTCTTGGTGGACGAAACCGTAGATCTTGCCCGCGGTGACCACCCAACCTTGAGATTCGAGAGACTTGACCAGAGCCGTCCGAGCCTCCTCGAGACTCGCCTCCAACCTGACGATGATTCGGGACCGATCCGGCCACTCTGCGCTCCCCACCAACCGGCTCGCTTCAGGAAGCTCCATCTCAAGCCCCTCCGGCAGCCCACCCCGATGGATGACCGGGACACCGCGACTGTCGCTGAGAAGTGCCAGCAGAAGCTCATCCGCGTTCGCTTCGGAGCCCTCCCCCAGGACCACCGTCGGCCCAACCAAGGCAAGAACACAGGTTGCTACCAGAATCATTTTTCTCATGCTATTTCCTTTCTGTTCTTGAGCTGGTCTAGCAGCCAGACGTTCTCGCTGGCTGCGCGCACGCCCTTGAGTCCCCCGGCGACCTCGGAGCTCTCGACGAGCTCGAGGCCGTAGCGCTCGCCGTAGAAACGCCGCACCTCGTCGGCGGGGACCGAGAACGGCGGTCCCTCCATCTCTTCCGGGTCGTACTCGAAGGTGATCAGCAGCTGCGGCGCGGCGCCGGTGAGCTCGATCAGCCGCGCCGCGTAGCGCCCGCGCATCTCCTGCGGCAAGGCGACCAGCGCCGCGCGGTCGTAGATCGCCCCAACCGGTCCGAGATCGCTTCGCGACAGCTCGAAGACGTCTCCGGCAAACACCTCGACTCCCTCCGCGGCGTAGCGCTCCAGGCTCCCAGCGCCCGAGACCCGCGGCTCGAGGCCGAGCGCCGAGAAGAGCTCACGCACCGCGAGCTCGGCGAGCTCGACCCCGACGACGCGATACCCCTCGGCGAGTAGCCACGGAATGTCGACGGTCTTCCCGCACAACGGCACGAACACCCGCCCCCCCGGCGCCACCCCCAGCCGTCGGAAGTGCTCCACCAGCCCCGGATGGGGCTCGCTCCGGTGAAAGCCGATCCGCCCCTCGTTCCAACGCTCGAGCCAAAATCCTCGTTCCATCCTACCCTCCTTCGCAGGCTCCCCCATCTCAGCCGACCCGGCAACCACCGGCCTTTCGCTTCCGTCTCGACCCGAAACCGCTGATCCGCCGCTTCCGAAGC comes from Acidobacteriota bacterium and encodes:
- a CDS encoding trypsin-like peptidase domain-containing protein → MSASILLIIILAGLVAPPEALAATPAPSIEAATPAWAAQTEGPVRVGDVILSRFESPAFEGTAPEALPQRVWREVISLPEASYIAPHFSRFVLPPGAELVVRSPDGSRSWTYTGFGKTDRPLPEGFWGIHVPGDTAIVELHSRAPLERGAVVVDSFAHGFTKGFDKGFPQGPGTESVCGLDDSREAKCFQSSNPTIYNESRAVARLLINGVSLCTGWLVGNQGHLMTNNHCIDSSSDALNTDYEFMAEGGNCSTNCRSTLACPGTVEATSATLIQTDVNLDYTLVLLPSNVTGTYGFMQMRQAGADLEERIYLPGHPAGWGKQIAADSTHTQNPSGFCEVDSLSEPACVGGSVAEVGYYCDTRGGSSGSPVLATADHCVVALHHCRGSAACTSSGADPNRGVPVENIIADLGTNLPVNALCGAGGRQLGAVTIDEQIRTVPLTGFSNPRVVMGPPSFNGSQASTIRVRNVTSSSFDHNLQEWDYLDGGHVNESIGYLALDAGNSSLGSLAVEARSVSINHNWTSVSFTQSFSSAPVVLAQVATFNGSQAVVTRVRNVTASGFDIRLQEEEGNDGTHASETVHWIAVEQGSATVGGNTFVVATRSNVDHGFASISFGQSLSSPVFLAAMQTFNGSDPAALRHRNLTTTGVEVKVEEEESLDSEVTHFNSEVVGYIAISN
- the tmpT gene encoding thiopurine S-methyltransferase, with the protein product MERGFWLERWNEGRIGFHRSEPHPGLVEHFRRLGVAPGGRVFVPLCGKTVDIPWLLAEGYRVVGVELAELAVRELFSALGLEPRVSGAGSLERYAAEGVEVFAGDVFELSRSDLGPVGAIYDRAALVALPQEMRGRYAARLIELTGAAPQLLITFEYDPEEMEGPPFSVPADEVRRFYGERYGLELVESSEVAGGLKGVRAASENVWLLDQLKNRKEIA